One window of Actinomycetes bacterium genomic DNA carries:
- a CDS encoding amino acid ABC transporter permease, whose amino-acid sequence KEQFLDPQVAKDSFPAILEGFWLNLRVLAVCAVLIVAVGLGVAATRTLRGPVFAPLRFLAAVYTDVFRGFPLIVLLYIIGFGVPGLRLQGVPTSPVFLGAVALVLTYSAYVAEVFRAGIETVHPSQRMAARSLGLTYGQSMRRVVLPQAVRRVTPPLLNDFVALQKDVGLISVLGAVDAVRAAQIEVARTYDFTPYLVAGFLFILLAVPTVRLADWVNLRAARRQQAGGAL is encoded by the coding sequence GAAGGAGCAGTTCCTCGACCCGCAGGTGGCCAAGGACTCGTTCCCGGCGATCCTCGAGGGCTTCTGGCTCAACCTGCGGGTCCTCGCGGTGTGCGCGGTGCTCATCGTGGCCGTGGGGCTCGGCGTCGCCGCGACCCGCACGCTGCGCGGGCCGGTGTTCGCGCCGCTGCGGTTCCTGGCCGCGGTCTACACCGACGTGTTCCGCGGCTTCCCGTTGATCGTCCTGCTCTACATCATCGGGTTCGGCGTGCCGGGGCTGCGGCTGCAGGGGGTGCCGACCTCCCCGGTCTTCCTCGGCGCAGTCGCGCTGGTGCTGACCTACTCGGCGTACGTCGCCGAGGTCTTCCGCGCCGGCATCGAGACGGTGCACCCGAGCCAGCGGATGGCGGCCCGGTCGCTCGGCCTCACCTACGGGCAGTCGATGCGTCGGGTCGTCCTGCCGCAGGCGGTCCGCCGGGTGACGCCGCCGCTGCTCAACGACTTCGTCGCGCTGCAGAAGGACGTCGGGCTGATCTCGGTCCTCGGTGCGGTCGACGCGGTGCGGGCCGCCCAGATCGAGGTCGCGCGGACCTACGACTTCACGCCCTACCTGGTGGCCGGGTTCCTCTTCATCCTGCTCGCGGTGCCCACCGTCCGGCTCGCCGACTGGGTCAACCTGCGCGCGGCCCGCCGCC